The following are encoded in a window of Ictalurus punctatus breed USDA103 chromosome 13, Coco_2.0, whole genome shotgun sequence genomic DNA:
- the LOC108273474 gene encoding bucky ball isoform X4 encodes MDEPSKPSQPVANERSSGHPRPFFYVQPAVQPFYTYQWHMNHPYSQHGFPGPAFHFGRPYMVPYSYLQYPGYVMPHAPMHPIDYRRVHERNFPHAPGCDASLRQYQHEQAAPRETTCVGAQTDPSEALNKLIECLEQLRASDSSQTSGSMSPLTKKPRCEEESGTMGKTLISNSNMVDDDREMRCSRVEHVTREEDSSLASGKEEEEDDEKNEAVYHDCSECHSDLSQNHSRSGSCEEKNQDEQVQDEEVVQTTEKIEWDNCIASRPSSQSSPARSSLTRKAEDQSLNQKSQDYSCCILHLPFEKVLSSGVYGASITPPSLGSPLSYTYHPPQLAHERVSVLSPSLDELSSHDELLSTDLDDIDLFPTRIYAGGKLAEVTSRRCHSADLCLLYPKRLTCATCGSHTFKELSRNKAHRYEDAEDSDGVEGECRLRSAAGKAHTTRKTHSLVKHKVRAAHHREKAESQHESSRSEHLCCEACMCSTEKSARAANAHPERRCKPTSDRVGVNTRAKAYRAQPLPQRPRKSDERQGQRKARFKPEVCMGSRNEEDDDDDEDEEDEQEVLQYHRPKGRTH; translated from the exons ATGGACG AGCCCAGCAAACCCTCGCAACCCGTGGCAAATGAACGTTCCAGCGGTCATCCCAGGCCATTCTTCTATGTTCAACCAGCGGTGCAGCCGTTTTATACTTATCAATGGCACATGAATCACCCTTACAGCCAGCATGGCTTCCCTGGACCTG CCTTCCATTTTGGTCGTCCCTACATGGTCCCTTATTCCTACCTGCAGTATCCAGGTTATGTCATGCCTCACGCCCCCATGCATCCTATTGATTACCGCAGGGTACACGAGCGAAACTTTCCCCACGCCCCAGGATGTGACGCTTCTCTCCGACAGTACCAACATGAACAGGCCGCTCCACGAGAGACGACGTGCGTAGGAGCCCAAACGGACCCGAGCGAGGCCTTAAATAAACTCATTGAATGTTTGGAACAACTGCGTGCCAGCGACAGTTCCCAAACGTCTGGAAGCATGTCACCATTAACCAAGAAACCAAGGTGTGAGGAAGAAAGTGGAACCATGGGAAAGACACTGATTAGCAACTCCAACATGGTGGATGACGATAGAGAGATGAGATGTAGTCGTGTCGAACACGTGACTCGAGAGGAGGACTCATCTTTGGCTTcagggaaagaagaagaagaagatgacgAAAAGAACGAGGCAGTGTACCACGACTGCTCAGAGTGTCACTCGGACTTGTCTCAAAACCATTCGCGAAGTGGCAGCTGTGAAGAGAAAAACCAGGATGAGCAGGTCCAAGATGAAGAGGTGGTACAAACCACTGAGAAGATAGAGTGGGACAATTGTATCGCCAGTCGCCCTTCATCCCAGTCCTCTCCTGCACGTTCTTCTTTAACCAGAAAGGCTGAAGATCAAAGTCTAAACCAGAAATCGCAAGATTATTCGTGCTGTATCCTCCACTTGCCGTTTGAGAAGGTGCTGTCTTCTGGTGTTTACGGAGCCAGCATTACTCCTCCCTCACTTGGGTCTCCGTTAAGTTATACTTACCATCCTCCTCAGCTGGCTCATGAGCGTGTCAGCGTCTTAAGTCCGTCCCTGGACGAGCTCTCGTCGCACGATGAGCTTCTCTCCACCGATTTAGACGACATTGACCTGTTTCCAACACGAATCTACGCAGGCGGGAAGCTCGCCGAGGTCACGTCCAGGAGATGCCACAGTGCCGATCTGTGCTTGCTCTATCCGAAGAGACTGACGTGCGCTACATGCGGATCGCACACCTTCAAGGAGCTGAGCAGGAACAAAGCGCACCGTTACGAAGATGCGGAAGACTCGGACGGGGTCGAGGGCGAATGTCGCCTCCGAAGTGCAGCAGGGAAGGCTCACACGACCAGGAAAACACACTCGCTGGTAAAACACAAAGTCAGGGCCGCGCATCACCGAGAGAAGGCGGAAAGTCAGCACGAATCGTCACGTTCTGAGCATTTATGCTGCGAGGCATGCATGTGCTCAACAGAGAAGAGCGCCAGAGCAGCTAACGCCCACCCAG AGCGACGGTGCAAGCCGACGTCAGATCGTGTTGGAGTGAACACCAGAGCAAAAGCATACAGAGCTCAACCCTTACCACAAAGACCACGTAAATCTGACG AAAGACAGGGACAGAGAAAAGCTCGCTTTAAGCCAGAGGTGTGTATGGGCTCCAGAaatgaggaagatgatgatgatgatgaggatgaagaggacgaACAGGAAGTGCTTCAGTACCACAGGCCAAAAGGCAG GACCCACTAA
- the kbtbd2 gene encoding kelch repeat and BTB domain-containing protein 2 → MTEEGESCSVNSQFAVSVLDQLKLFYEEKLLTDITLLVEDHEFHCHKIILATCSSYFRAMFMSGLSESKQSHVHLRNVDPITLQTIIAYAYTGNLEITHSTVELLYETACFLQVDGVVCACRDFLLRSLSVDNCVRILSLADAFGCAELKRSAQRVVELNFRHVCRGEAFLQLSHTLLLELLGSDALDVEREETVRQAAALWLEHDAAHRERHLSAVLSLVRVDALAEITQRAWFRGLPQNHKSIVIQGLYKSMPKFFKPRLGMTKEEMLIFLDTDSASDYNNHDLHRPPSEFNNLHLRRSPSNDNDLPLHHLPSSNDDSQRSITCYSPQAEKVYKLTSPPDDLRRFGILVTPENDVFVAGGEQPVKNGKWKAVQSFYWLDAQQNAWVAKAAMLSARTRPTLVFCHGFVYAIGGGGGGGYDDMGGSHDDDVTMERYDRSRDEWSATSPMPTHSSLRQNNMAAVAVNDRVYVVIRDAMFCYSPRNDVWTEITAQRRRICLGSACFFSGTATAAVLGDLIFYVSGGGGDSAAEIYDTSRDEWRTISAVPVPDVDGAAVSEVCVRAVVLLDTLCVFMRERHGDYTLIRYDATRERWLRPQPIPRRALGRLSSRFRLAVAKLYPSCLTELPWKPPACPFPPDDEEEFSTDGETLELPDL, encoded by the exons ATGACGGAGGAAGGGGAATCTTGCTCGGTGAACTCGCAGTTCGCCGTCTCTGTTCTCGACCAGCTGAAGTTGTTCTACGAGGAGAAGTTACTAACTGACATCACGCTGCTGGTGGAGGACCATGAGTTCCACTGCCATAAGATCATCCTGGCCACGTGCAGCTCTTATTTCAG GGCGATGTTCATGAGTGGACTGAGTGAGAGCAAACAGTCACACGTCCACTTGAGGAACGTGGATCCCATAACACTGCAGACCATCATTGCATATGCTTATACGGGAAACCTGGAAATTACACACAGTACAGTGGAGTTACTGTATGAAACGGCTTGTTTTCTACAG GTGGACGGCGTGGTATGCGCTTGCCGGGACTTTCTCCTGCGCTCACTCTCGGTGGATAACTGCGTGCGTATACTAAGTCTGGCCGACGCGTTCGGCTGTGCCGAGCTGAAGCGCAGCGCCCAGCGCGTAGTGGAACTGAACTTTCGACACGTGTGTCGGGGCGAGGCCTTCCTGcagctctctcacactctgctGCTGGAACTGCTGGGCAGCGACGCGCTGGACGTAGAGCGCGAGGAGACTGTGCGACAGGCAGCCGCGCTGTGGCTCGAGCACGACGCCGCGCACCGAGAGCGCCACCTGTCAGCCGTGCTTAGCCTCGTGCGCGTTGACGCCTTGGCCGAGATCACGCAGCGCGCCTGGTTCCGCGGCTTACCGCAAAACCACAAGTCCATCGTGATCCAGGGACTGTACAAATCCATGCCCAAGTTCTTTAAGCCGCGATTAGGCATGACGAAAGAGGAAATGCTCATTTTTCTAGACACCGACTCGGCAAGCGATTATAACAATCACGACTTACACCGTCCTCCTAGCGAGTTTAACAATCTGCATTTGCGCCGCTCGCCTAGCAACGACAACGATTTGCctttacatcacttgcccagcAGTAACGACGATTCCCAGCGCTCCATCACATGCTACAGCCCCCAAGCTGAAAAAGTCTACAAGCTGACTAGCCCTCCAGATGACCTGCGCAGGTTTGGGATCCTCGTCACGCCTGAGAATGATGTGTTTGTTGCCGGAGGCGAACAGCCGGTCAAGAATGGCAAATGGAAGGCAGTGCAGAGTTTCTATTGGTTGGATGCACAGCAGAACGCATGGGTGGCGAAAGCAGCCATGTTGAGCGCCCGCACACGCCCCACGCTCGTCTTCTGCCACGGGTTCGTCTACGCCATCGGAGGAGGCGGCGGCGGCGGCTACGACGACATGGGTGGAAGCCATGATGACGATGTCACGATGGAGCGTTACGATCGCAGTCGAGACGAATGGAGCGCAACAAGCCCGATGCCAACTCATAGCTCTTTGAGGCAGAACAACATGGCGGCCGTAGCTGTTAACGACCGTGTTTACGTGGTTATCCGCGACGCTATGTTTTGCTACTCGCCACGTAACGACGTCTGGACAGAAATAACGGCGCAGAGGAGGAGAATCTGTTTAGGCTCCGCCTGCTTTTTTTCAGGCACCGCCACCGCTGCTGTTCTCGGTGACCTCATATTCTACGTcagcggaggaggaggagacagCGCGGCGGAGATTTATGATACGAGTCGGGACGAGTGGCGCACGATTTCCGCAGTGCCCGTCCCCGACGTCGACGGTGCAGCTGTATCGGAGGTGTGCGTGCGGGCGGTGGTTCTACTTGATACGTTGTGCGTGTTCATGCGCGAACGTCACGGAGACTACACGCTAATACGTTACGATGCGACGCGAGAGCGCTGGCTCCGCCCCCAGCCAATTCCCCGCCGTGCCCTAGGCCGCCTCAGCAGTCGCTTCCGCCTTGCCGTCGCCAAGCTCTACCCGTCCTGCCTCACCGAGTTGCCCTGGAAACCACCAGCATGCCCGTTCCCCCCTGACGACGAGGAAGAGTTTAGCACGGACGGAGAAACCCTAGAGCTACCAGATTTATAA
- the avl9 gene encoding late secretory pathway protein AVL9 homolog yields the protein MESGGKDEVKGAVLHIVVVGFHHKRGCQVEFSYPPISDEGHDSNSLPDQWKYLPFLALPDGAHNYQEDTVYFLLPPLSEELKCVYGVSCYRQIEAKALKVRQADVTRETVQKSVCVLSRVPVFGLIAAKLQLITHAYFEEKDFSQISILKELYDHMNGSLRFPTLEGSQVYLGLSARDLILHFKHKVLVLFKLILLEKKVLFYVSPVNRLVGTLMTVLSLFPGMIERGLPDSSHYHPKSSQSETTDIIKSVDLTQNTEVFVAEPAASQSDGSTGTKVNSSPPDWLDSEWESLDPSVLEEEEEQGGGRSAQAECIEPESNTPITVQPKATPAQTAQHTHTDTHSDTHPHTPLLEEDRCGLPLAIFTKGYLCLPYMALQQHHLLCDVRVRGFVAGATNILFRQQRHLSDAIVDVEEGGIHIADPELRRVLSLTTADLRFCDFLLKSVSEHSEDVFLDGTGWEGGDEWIRAQFTHYMHTLLASTLQQDNEKLLADYGSAFISTWRITHNYRAWSSTHHPTIAEVTPGHPFQGQYSVADVKLRFSHSVQNSERGRRLGSAVMSTSRSVVQTGRAVGQSVGGALNSAKTVMSSWFSTLSQPALISNPQSTTTTKQ from the exons atgGAGTCCGGCGGTAAGGACGAGGTTAAAGGAGCCGTGCTGCACATCGTGGTGGTCGGCTTCCACCACAAGAGGGGCTGCCAG gtggaatTCTCATACCCCCCCATAAGTGATGAAGGTCATGACAGTAACTCGTTGCCTGATCAGTGGAAGTACCTGCCATTCCTCGCTCTGCCTGACGGAGCGCACAACTATCAGGAGG ACACGGTGTATTTCCTCCTGCCCCCTCTGAGCGAGGAGTTGAAGTGTGTGTACGGCGTTTCCTGCTACAGACAGATCGAAGCCAAG GCGCTGAAGGTGAGACAGGCCGACGTGACCAGAGAGACCGtgcagaagagtgtgtgtgtgctcagcaGAGTG CCGGTGTTCGGTCTGATTGCGGCCAAGCTACAGCTCATCACTCACGCCTACTTTGAGGAGAAGGACTTCTCTCAGATCTCCATCCTGAAG gagctgTATGATCACATGAACGGTTCTCTACGGTTCCCGACTCTGGAGGGCTCCCAGGTGTATCTGG GTTTATCTGCACGAGATTTAATACTGCACTTTAAACACAAG GTCCTGGTTCTGTTTAAGTTGATTCTGCTGGAGAAGAAG gtgctgtTCTATGTCTCTCCTGTTAACAGATTAGTGGGGACCCTGATGACAGTTCTCTCACTGTTCCctg GTATGATCGAGCGTGGCCTGCCTGACTCCTCCCACTACCATCCTAaaagcagccaatcagagactACTGACATCATCAAGAGCGTAGACCTCACTCAGAATACCGAAGTGTTCGTCGCCGAGCCCGCAGCCAGCCAATCAGACGGCTCCACCGGTACCAAGGTGAATTCGAGCCCTCCAGATTGGCTGGATAGCGAGTGGGAGAGTCTGGACCCGAGCgtgctggaggaggaggaggagcaagGCGGAGGAAGAAGTGCACAGGCGGAGTGTATAGAGCCCGAGTCGAACACGCCCATCACTGTCCAACCCAAAGCCACGCCTGCTCAGActgcccaacacacacacactgacacacacagtgatacaCACCCGCACACACCCCTGCTGGAGGAGGACCGGTGCGGCCTGCCGCTCGCCATCTTCACCAAG ggttaCCTGTGTTTACCTTACATGGCGCTTCAGCAGCATCACCTGCTCTGTGATGTCAGAGTTCGGGGGTTCGTTGCCGGAGCAACCAACATCCTGTTCCGTCAGCAGAGACACCTGAGTGATGCTATCGTAGAT GTGGAGGAGGGTGGGATCCACATCGCTGACCCGGAGTTACGGCGTGTCCTCAGCCTGACCACCGCTGACCTGCGTTTCTGTGACTTCCTGTTGAAGAGCGTGAGTGAGCACAGCGAGGACGTGTTTCTGGACGGAACCGGCTGGGAGGGAGGGGACGAATGGATCCGGGCTCAGTTCACACACTACATGCACACGCTCCTTGCGTCCACACTACAGCAAG ACAACGAGAAGCTGCTGGCAGATTACGGCTCTGCGTTCATCTCCACCTGGAGGATCACACACAACTACAGGGCGTGGTCCAGCACACACCACCCGACCATCGCCGAGGTCACCCCGGG ACACCCGTTCCAGGGGCAGTACAGCGTGGCGGACGTGAAGCTGCGTTTCTCACA CTCGGTACAGAACAGCGAAAGAGGCCGGAGACTCGGCAGCGCGGTGATGAGCACCAGCAGGAGTGTAGTGCAGACCGGCAGAGCTGTAG GTCAGTCTGTGGGCGGAGCCTTGAACAGCGCCAAGACGGTGATGTCATCGTGGTTCTCGACACTTTCTCAGCCAGCGTTAATATCGAACCCACAGTCTACGACAACGACCAAGCAGTGA
- the LOC108273474 gene encoding bucky ball isoform X1 has product MDEPSKPSQPVANERSSGHPRPFFYVQPAVQPFYTYQWHMNHPYSQHGFPGPAFHFGRPYMVPYSYLQYPGYVMPHAPMHPIDYRRVHERNFPHAPGCDASLRQYQHEQAAPRETTCVGAQTDPSEALNKLIECLEQLRASDSSQTSGSMSPLTKKPRCEEESGTMGKTLISNSNMVDDDREMRCSRVEHVTREEDSSLASGKEEEEDDEKNEAVYHDCSECHSDLSQNHSRSGSCEEKNQDEQVQDEEVVQTTEKIEWDNCIASRPSSQSSPARSSLTRKAEDQSLNQKSQDYSCCILHLPFEKVLSSGVYGASITPPSLGSPLSYTYHPPQLAHERVSVLSPSLDELSSHDELLSTDLDDIDLFPTRIYAGGKLAEVTSRRCHSADLCLLYPKRLTCATCGSHTFKELSRNKAHRYEDAEDSDGVEGECRLRSAAGKAHTTRKTHSLVKHKVRAAHHREKAESQHESSRSEHLCCEACMCSTEKSARAANAHPERRCKPTSDRVGVNTRAKAYRAQPLPQRPRKSDERQGQRKARFKPEVCMGSRNEEDDDDDEDEEDEQEVLQYHRPKGRCDFHNDPLKEEEHDAKCR; this is encoded by the exons ATGGACG AGCCCAGCAAACCCTCGCAACCCGTGGCAAATGAACGTTCCAGCGGTCATCCCAGGCCATTCTTCTATGTTCAACCAGCGGTGCAGCCGTTTTATACTTATCAATGGCACATGAATCACCCTTACAGCCAGCATGGCTTCCCTGGACCTG CCTTCCATTTTGGTCGTCCCTACATGGTCCCTTATTCCTACCTGCAGTATCCAGGTTATGTCATGCCTCACGCCCCCATGCATCCTATTGATTACCGCAGGGTACACGAGCGAAACTTTCCCCACGCCCCAGGATGTGACGCTTCTCTCCGACAGTACCAACATGAACAGGCCGCTCCACGAGAGACGACGTGCGTAGGAGCCCAAACGGACCCGAGCGAGGCCTTAAATAAACTCATTGAATGTTTGGAACAACTGCGTGCCAGCGACAGTTCCCAAACGTCTGGAAGCATGTCACCATTAACCAAGAAACCAAGGTGTGAGGAAGAAAGTGGAACCATGGGAAAGACACTGATTAGCAACTCCAACATGGTGGATGACGATAGAGAGATGAGATGTAGTCGTGTCGAACACGTGACTCGAGAGGAGGACTCATCTTTGGCTTcagggaaagaagaagaagaagatgacgAAAAGAACGAGGCAGTGTACCACGACTGCTCAGAGTGTCACTCGGACTTGTCTCAAAACCATTCGCGAAGTGGCAGCTGTGAAGAGAAAAACCAGGATGAGCAGGTCCAAGATGAAGAGGTGGTACAAACCACTGAGAAGATAGAGTGGGACAATTGTATCGCCAGTCGCCCTTCATCCCAGTCCTCTCCTGCACGTTCTTCTTTAACCAGAAAGGCTGAAGATCAAAGTCTAAACCAGAAATCGCAAGATTATTCGTGCTGTATCCTCCACTTGCCGTTTGAGAAGGTGCTGTCTTCTGGTGTTTACGGAGCCAGCATTACTCCTCCCTCACTTGGGTCTCCGTTAAGTTATACTTACCATCCTCCTCAGCTGGCTCATGAGCGTGTCAGCGTCTTAAGTCCGTCCCTGGACGAGCTCTCGTCGCACGATGAGCTTCTCTCCACCGATTTAGACGACATTGACCTGTTTCCAACACGAATCTACGCAGGCGGGAAGCTCGCCGAGGTCACGTCCAGGAGATGCCACAGTGCCGATCTGTGCTTGCTCTATCCGAAGAGACTGACGTGCGCTACATGCGGATCGCACACCTTCAAGGAGCTGAGCAGGAACAAAGCGCACCGTTACGAAGATGCGGAAGACTCGGACGGGGTCGAGGGCGAATGTCGCCTCCGAAGTGCAGCAGGGAAGGCTCACACGACCAGGAAAACACACTCGCTGGTAAAACACAAAGTCAGGGCCGCGCATCACCGAGAGAAGGCGGAAAGTCAGCACGAATCGTCACGTTCTGAGCATTTATGCTGCGAGGCATGCATGTGCTCAACAGAGAAGAGCGCCAGAGCAGCTAACGCCCACCCAG AGCGACGGTGCAAGCCGACGTCAGATCGTGTTGGAGTGAACACCAGAGCAAAAGCATACAGAGCTCAACCCTTACCACAAAGACCACGTAAATCTGACG AAAGACAGGGACAGAGAAAAGCTCGCTTTAAGCCAGAGGTGTGTATGGGCTCCAGAaatgaggaagatgatgatgatgatgaggatgaagaggacgaACAGGAAGTGCTTCAGTACCACAGGCCAAAAGGCAGGTGTGATTTTCACAAT GACCCACTAAAAGAGGAGGAGCACGATGCTAAATGTCGCTAA
- the LOC108273474 gene encoding bucky ball isoform X2, whose amino-acid sequence MDEPSKPSQPVANERSSGHPRPFFYVQPAVQPFYTYQWHMNHPYSQHGFPGPAFHFGRPYMVPYSYLQYPGYVMPHAPMHPIDYRRVHERNFPHAPGCDASLRQYQHEQAAPRETTCVGAQTDPSEALNKLIECLEQLRASDSSQTSGSMSPLTKKPRCEEESGTMGKTLISNSNMVDDDREMRCSRVEHVTREEDSSLASGKEEEEDDEKNEAVYHDCSECHSDLSQNHSRSGSCEEKNQDEQVQDEEVVQTTEKIEWDNCIASRPSSQSSPARSSLTRKAEDQSLNQKSQDYSCCILHLPFEKVLSSGVYGASITPPSLGSPLSYTYHPPQLAHERVSVLSPSLDELSSHDELLSTDLDDIDLFPTRIYAGGKLAEVTSRRCHSADLCLLYPKRLTCATCGSHTFKELSRNKAHRYEDAEDSDGVEGECRLRSAAGKAHTTRKTHSLVKHKVRAAHHREKAESQHESSRSEHLCCEACMCSTEKSARAANAHPERRCKPTSDRVGVNTRAKAYRAQPLPQRPQRQGQRKARFKPEVCMGSRNEEDDDDDEDEEDEQEVLQYHRPKGRCDFHNDPLKEEEHDAKCR is encoded by the exons ATGGACG AGCCCAGCAAACCCTCGCAACCCGTGGCAAATGAACGTTCCAGCGGTCATCCCAGGCCATTCTTCTATGTTCAACCAGCGGTGCAGCCGTTTTATACTTATCAATGGCACATGAATCACCCTTACAGCCAGCATGGCTTCCCTGGACCTG CCTTCCATTTTGGTCGTCCCTACATGGTCCCTTATTCCTACCTGCAGTATCCAGGTTATGTCATGCCTCACGCCCCCATGCATCCTATTGATTACCGCAGGGTACACGAGCGAAACTTTCCCCACGCCCCAGGATGTGACGCTTCTCTCCGACAGTACCAACATGAACAGGCCGCTCCACGAGAGACGACGTGCGTAGGAGCCCAAACGGACCCGAGCGAGGCCTTAAATAAACTCATTGAATGTTTGGAACAACTGCGTGCCAGCGACAGTTCCCAAACGTCTGGAAGCATGTCACCATTAACCAAGAAACCAAGGTGTGAGGAAGAAAGTGGAACCATGGGAAAGACACTGATTAGCAACTCCAACATGGTGGATGACGATAGAGAGATGAGATGTAGTCGTGTCGAACACGTGACTCGAGAGGAGGACTCATCTTTGGCTTcagggaaagaagaagaagaagatgacgAAAAGAACGAGGCAGTGTACCACGACTGCTCAGAGTGTCACTCGGACTTGTCTCAAAACCATTCGCGAAGTGGCAGCTGTGAAGAGAAAAACCAGGATGAGCAGGTCCAAGATGAAGAGGTGGTACAAACCACTGAGAAGATAGAGTGGGACAATTGTATCGCCAGTCGCCCTTCATCCCAGTCCTCTCCTGCACGTTCTTCTTTAACCAGAAAGGCTGAAGATCAAAGTCTAAACCAGAAATCGCAAGATTATTCGTGCTGTATCCTCCACTTGCCGTTTGAGAAGGTGCTGTCTTCTGGTGTTTACGGAGCCAGCATTACTCCTCCCTCACTTGGGTCTCCGTTAAGTTATACTTACCATCCTCCTCAGCTGGCTCATGAGCGTGTCAGCGTCTTAAGTCCGTCCCTGGACGAGCTCTCGTCGCACGATGAGCTTCTCTCCACCGATTTAGACGACATTGACCTGTTTCCAACACGAATCTACGCAGGCGGGAAGCTCGCCGAGGTCACGTCCAGGAGATGCCACAGTGCCGATCTGTGCTTGCTCTATCCGAAGAGACTGACGTGCGCTACATGCGGATCGCACACCTTCAAGGAGCTGAGCAGGAACAAAGCGCACCGTTACGAAGATGCGGAAGACTCGGACGGGGTCGAGGGCGAATGTCGCCTCCGAAGTGCAGCAGGGAAGGCTCACACGACCAGGAAAACACACTCGCTGGTAAAACACAAAGTCAGGGCCGCGCATCACCGAGAGAAGGCGGAAAGTCAGCACGAATCGTCACGTTCTGAGCATTTATGCTGCGAGGCATGCATGTGCTCAACAGAGAAGAGCGCCAGAGCAGCTAACGCCCACCCAG AGCGACGGTGCAAGCCGACGTCAGATCGTGTTGGAGTGAACACCAGAGCAAAAGCATACAGAGCTCAACCCTTACCACAAAGACCAC AAAGACAGGGACAGAGAAAAGCTCGCTTTAAGCCAGAGGTGTGTATGGGCTCCAGAaatgaggaagatgatgatgatgatgaggatgaagaggacgaACAGGAAGTGCTTCAGTACCACAGGCCAAAAGGCAGGTGTGATTTTCACAAT GACCCACTAAAAGAGGAGGAGCACGATGCTAAATGTCGCTAA
- the LOC108273474 gene encoding bucky ball isoform X3: MDEPSKPSQPVANERSSGHPRPFFYVQPAVQPFYTYQWHMNHPYSQHGFPGPAFHFGRPYMVPYSYLQYPGYVMPHAPMHPIDYRRVHERNFPHAPGCDASLRQYQHEQAAPRETTCVGAQTDPSEALNKLIECLEQLRASDSSQTSGSMSPLTKKPRCEEESGTMGKTLISNSNMVDDDREMRCSRVEHVTREEDSSLASGKEEEEDDEKNEAVYHDCSECHSDLSQNHSRSGSCEEKNQDEQVQDEEVVQTTEKIEWDNCIASRPSSQSSPARSSLTRKAEDQSLNQKSQDYSCCILHLPFEKVLSSGVYGASITPPSLGSPLSYTYHPPQLAHERVSVLSPSLDELSSHDELLSTDLDDIDLFPTRIYAGGKLAEVTSRRCHSADLCLLYPKRLTCATCGSHTFKELSRNKAHRYEDAEDSDGVEGECRLRSAAGKAHTTRKTHSLVKHKVRAAHHREKAESQHESSRSEHLCCEACMCSTEKSARAANAHPERRCKPTSDRVGVNTRAKAYRAQPLPQRPRKSDERQGQRKARFKPEVCMGSRNEEDDDDDEDEEDEQEVLQYHRPKGPTKRGGARC, encoded by the exons ATGGACG AGCCCAGCAAACCCTCGCAACCCGTGGCAAATGAACGTTCCAGCGGTCATCCCAGGCCATTCTTCTATGTTCAACCAGCGGTGCAGCCGTTTTATACTTATCAATGGCACATGAATCACCCTTACAGCCAGCATGGCTTCCCTGGACCTG CCTTCCATTTTGGTCGTCCCTACATGGTCCCTTATTCCTACCTGCAGTATCCAGGTTATGTCATGCCTCACGCCCCCATGCATCCTATTGATTACCGCAGGGTACACGAGCGAAACTTTCCCCACGCCCCAGGATGTGACGCTTCTCTCCGACAGTACCAACATGAACAGGCCGCTCCACGAGAGACGACGTGCGTAGGAGCCCAAACGGACCCGAGCGAGGCCTTAAATAAACTCATTGAATGTTTGGAACAACTGCGTGCCAGCGACAGTTCCCAAACGTCTGGAAGCATGTCACCATTAACCAAGAAACCAAGGTGTGAGGAAGAAAGTGGAACCATGGGAAAGACACTGATTAGCAACTCCAACATGGTGGATGACGATAGAGAGATGAGATGTAGTCGTGTCGAACACGTGACTCGAGAGGAGGACTCATCTTTGGCTTcagggaaagaagaagaagaagatgacgAAAAGAACGAGGCAGTGTACCACGACTGCTCAGAGTGTCACTCGGACTTGTCTCAAAACCATTCGCGAAGTGGCAGCTGTGAAGAGAAAAACCAGGATGAGCAGGTCCAAGATGAAGAGGTGGTACAAACCACTGAGAAGATAGAGTGGGACAATTGTATCGCCAGTCGCCCTTCATCCCAGTCCTCTCCTGCACGTTCTTCTTTAACCAGAAAGGCTGAAGATCAAAGTCTAAACCAGAAATCGCAAGATTATTCGTGCTGTATCCTCCACTTGCCGTTTGAGAAGGTGCTGTCTTCTGGTGTTTACGGAGCCAGCATTACTCCTCCCTCACTTGGGTCTCCGTTAAGTTATACTTACCATCCTCCTCAGCTGGCTCATGAGCGTGTCAGCGTCTTAAGTCCGTCCCTGGACGAGCTCTCGTCGCACGATGAGCTTCTCTCCACCGATTTAGACGACATTGACCTGTTTCCAACACGAATCTACGCAGGCGGGAAGCTCGCCGAGGTCACGTCCAGGAGATGCCACAGTGCCGATCTGTGCTTGCTCTATCCGAAGAGACTGACGTGCGCTACATGCGGATCGCACACCTTCAAGGAGCTGAGCAGGAACAAAGCGCACCGTTACGAAGATGCGGAAGACTCGGACGGGGTCGAGGGCGAATGTCGCCTCCGAAGTGCAGCAGGGAAGGCTCACACGACCAGGAAAACACACTCGCTGGTAAAACACAAAGTCAGGGCCGCGCATCACCGAGAGAAGGCGGAAAGTCAGCACGAATCGTCACGTTCTGAGCATTTATGCTGCGAGGCATGCATGTGCTCAACAGAGAAGAGCGCCAGAGCAGCTAACGCCCACCCAG AGCGACGGTGCAAGCCGACGTCAGATCGTGTTGGAGTGAACACCAGAGCAAAAGCATACAGAGCTCAACCCTTACCACAAAGACCACGTAAATCTGACG AAAGACAGGGACAGAGAAAAGCTCGCTTTAAGCCAGAGGTGTGTATGGGCTCCAGAaatgaggaagatgatgatgatgatgaggatgaagaggacgaACAGGAAGTGCTTCAGTACCACAGGCCAAAAG GACCCACTAAAAGAGGAGGAGCACGATGCTAA